In one Helicobacter sp. MIT 21-1697 genomic region, the following are encoded:
- a CDS encoding tetratricopeptide repeat protein, with protein MRGKKAQITQITRITLILSLLCANVGLGESKNYTPLQKAYQAWFEGDFKRAVRLYENACASDNMGACHALGTLYFQGSGVNQNYSVSASYYFKACNGGFAQSCSSLGVLYHYGLGVRQDYEIALNLYHRSCESGYARGCNNLGVMFEEGLGVRRDFKQAGLYYADSCLANDDKACFNLAEMFMEGRGVKKDRQKAMEYYGLSCDFGFQEGCDEYKALKLKEK; from the coding sequence ATGAGAGGTAAGAAAGCGCAAATAACACAAATAACGAGGATAACTTTGATTTTAAGTCTGCTTTGTGCAAATGTAGGCTTAGGAGAATCAAAAAATTACACTCCGCTGCAAAAAGCATATCAAGCGTGGTTTGAGGGAGATTTTAAGAGGGCGGTGCGTTTGTATGAAAATGCTTGTGCTAGTGATAATATGGGAGCGTGCCACGCACTTGGAACTTTGTATTTTCAAGGGAGCGGGGTAAATCAAAATTATTCTGTGAGTGCAAGTTATTATTTTAAAGCGTGTAATGGTGGCTTTGCACAATCGTGTAGCTCTTTGGGTGTACTTTATCATTATGGCTTGGGCGTGAGGCAAGATTATGAGATTGCCCTTAATTTATATCACCGCTCTTGTGAATCAGGCTATGCGCGAGGTTGTAATAATTTAGGTGTGATGTTTGAAGAGGGCTTGGGCGTGAGGAGAGATTTTAAACAAGCAGGATTGTATTATGCAGATTCTTGTTTGGCAAATGATGATAAAGCGTGCTTTAATCTTGCGGAAATGTTTATGGAAGGTAGAGGTGTTAAAAAAGATAGACAAAAAGCAATGGAGTATTATGGTTTATCGTGTGATTTTGGATTCCAAGAGGGCTGCGATGAATACAAAGCTCTAAAATTAAAGGAAAAATAA
- a CDS encoding tetratricopeptide repeat protein translates to MRILLTFAISVSFAFGAWLADENMEYPESADMHKRIATYLQNCENGSAGDCYFVAHEYMKGEDGLQWYAEAAYYYQLACNGGVLKGCSNLGILFENGLGVKQDYATSARLYSYACSYAEADGCNNLGKLSEKGKFVVKNYADAMKLYQRACAGGSSAGCMNLGDMYAKGIGMIKNRKKALRFYGQACDFGFQEGCELYNQHTQ, encoded by the coding sequence ATGAGAATCTTGCTTACCTTTGCCATAAGTGTAAGCTTTGCTTTTGGTGCGTGGCTTGCTGATGAGAATATGGAATATCCCGAAAGTGCAGATATGCACAAGAGAATCGCAACATATTTGCAAAATTGTGAGAATGGCTCGGCGGGAGATTGTTATTTTGTCGCACACGAATATATGAAAGGCGAAGATGGTTTGCAATGGTATGCAGAAGCTGCATATTATTATCAACTCGCTTGTAATGGCGGTGTATTAAAGGGCTGCAGCAATCTTGGAATCTTATTTGAAAATGGACTTGGCGTAAAACAAGATTATGCCACAAGTGCGCGGCTGTATAGCTATGCGTGTTCTTATGCTGAAGCTGATGGGTGCAATAATTTGGGTAAGCTCTCTGAAAAAGGGAAATTTGTCGTTAAAAACTATGCCGATGCAATGAAGCTTTATCAACGCGCGTGTGCAGGTGGAAGTAGTGCAGGGTGTATGAATCTAGGCGATATGTATGCTAAAGGCATAGGTATGATAAAAAATAGAAAGAAAGCACTTCGCTTTTATGGACAAGCGTGTGATTTTGGATTCCAAGAGGGCTGTGAGCTGTATAATCAACATACTCAATAA
- a CDS encoding rod-binding protein gives MTNYHTAQFEQGSIIRKKQFDENTEDAKLREQTDNFEALLLKIMLQDAIKNDDTLYPKQAGSDIYHSMYIDQLSQELSGNFGYSELLFNFLKEQQSTTKINVSKNLAQRGQQSFYGKSK, from the coding sequence ATGACAAATTATCACACAGCGCAATTTGAACAAGGTAGCATAATAAGGAAAAAACAATTTGATGAAAATACAGAAGATGCAAAACTGAGAGAACAAACAGATAATTTTGAAGCGCTATTGCTTAAAATTATGCTCCAAGATGCAATCAAAAATGATGATACGCTCTATCCCAAACAAGCAGGAAGCGATATTTATCACTCTATGTATATTGACCAATTAAGCCAAGAACTAAGCGGGAATTTTGGGTATAGCGAATTATTGTTTAATTTTTTAAAAGAGCAACAAAGCACAACTAAAATTAATGTCTCAAAGAATCTTGCACAAAGAGGACAGCAAAGTTTTTATGGAAAGTCAAAATAG
- the traF gene encoding conjugal transfer protein TraF — protein MKKIMLGMLCIATSSFGLEFGSMGQVSASMGGAGVALKDSAWGLYYNPALLGADRRSKVGFSFGAQIKEQNLAEVATIDVDNLNNLPQTLNGQLLSGGGASVSIGGTKIDGALGGALNALIPSPTKPGTIEAADLSKVLTHLDATATTCNSFADCATTLKNNTDLANKFKDKLAAAATEGGSPLVGSIIAGIDASNLGDVLEKISQGAGVDNVASDILESAGGLTLSKGADSKIDKLLNDFEVIDRALKNNDVNVSSQNGFVFQIAGDKKQRRIESDKVGNIEIQEVDSGRGAVGFGVFASAFSNASLSLDPSNNKLIFDLGGKYYEANVSGDNITLTFDQNRTDLNGSIMNDTAKHTLNAQALALIEVPLGYGHTLFTPMGDINIGAAAKFIQGMNYSHKFNFSVGNVPDFDINKDNILTGYGFGLDVGVLYTPRLMKNFHIGLVAKNINNPSLKMTDKTHQVQDFTLHRQVRAGVSYEMLNFLTFAFDADILPNDTLSLKSPQSQFLGGGVMANFKFIDLRLGAMQDIRSNAGEGLILTGGANLLGFLDVAVQYGLGQNITLYDINLSNYMSVRVGGQFSF, from the coding sequence ATGAAAAAAATTATGCTAGGAATGCTCTGTATTGCCACAAGTAGCTTTGGGCTAGAGTTTGGCTCTATGGGGCAAGTCTCTGCGAGTATGGGGGGAGCGGGAGTTGCGCTTAAAGATTCTGCGTGGGGCTTGTATTATAATCCCGCATTGCTGGGCGCAGATAGACGCTCCAAAGTAGGCTTTAGCTTTGGTGCGCAAATCAAAGAGCAAAATCTCGCAGAGGTTGCAACTATTGATGTGGATAATCTCAATAATCTCCCCCAAACACTCAATGGGCAACTTTTAAGTGGGGGGGGGGCTAGTGTAAGCATTGGAGGTACAAAAATAGATGGTGCGCTTGGCGGTGCGCTCAATGCACTCATTCCATCTCCTACTAAACCGGGCACTATTGAGGCAGCTGATTTATCAAAAGTGCTCACACACCTTGATGCCACAGCTACAACTTGCAACTCTTTTGCTGATTGTGCCACAACGCTCAAAAACAACACTGATTTAGCCAATAAATTTAAAGACAAACTCGCAGCTGCAGCAACTGAAGGTGGCAGTCCTTTAGTGGGAAGTATTATCGCTGGGATTGATGCGAGCAATCTTGGCGATGTATTAGAGAAAATTTCTCAAGGTGCAGGTGTTGATAATGTCGCTTCAGATATTTTAGAATCAGCAGGTGGGCTCACTCTCTCAAAGGGTGCAGATTCCAAAATTGATAAACTTCTAAATGATTTTGAAGTTATTGATAGGGCATTAAAGAATAATGATGTGAATGTATCCTCGCAAAATGGCTTTGTCTTCCAAATCGCAGGGGATAAAAAGCAAAGACGCATAGAAAGCGATAAGGTAGGAAACATTGAGATACAAGAAGTAGATTCTGGGCGCGGTGCAGTGGGCTTTGGCGTGTTTGCTTCTGCGTTTTCTAATGCGTCTTTGAGCCTTGACCCTAGCAATAACAAACTTATTTTTGACCTTGGAGGAAAGTATTATGAGGCAAATGTGAGTGGCGATAATATTACACTTACATTTGACCAAAATAGAACTGACCTCAATGGCTCAATTATGAATGATACTGCAAAGCATACCCTCAATGCGCAAGCTCTAGCCCTTATAGAAGTCCCACTTGGCTATGGACATACACTTTTTACGCCTATGGGAGATATAAATATAGGCGCAGCTGCTAAATTTATCCAAGGAATGAACTATTCTCATAAGTTTAACTTTAGCGTAGGGAATGTGCCAGATTTTGATATAAATAAAGACAATATTCTTACAGGCTATGGGTTTGGGCTTGATGTCGGTGTGCTTTACACACCGCGATTAATGAAAAACTTTCATATCGGGCTTGTGGCAAAAAATATCAATAATCCCTCACTAAAAATGACTGATAAAACTCATCAAGTGCAAGATTTCACGCTTCATCGTCAAGTGCGTGCAGGAGTGAGCTATGAAATGCTGAATTTTTTAACATTTGCTTTTGATGCTGATATTTTACCTAACGATACCCTCTCGCTTAAAAGTCCGCAAAGTCAATTTCTCGGCGGTGGGGTAATGGCAAATTTTAAATTCATAGATTTAAGGCTAGGAGCTATGCAAGATATTCGCTCCAATGCAGGAGAGGGGCTTATCCTTACAGGAGGAGCAAATCTCTTAGGATTCCTTGATGTAGCAGTGCAATATGGGCTAGGGCAAAATATCACTTTATATGATATAAATCTCTCAAATTATATGAGTGTGAGAGTGGGTGGGCAGTTTAGCTTCTAG
- a CDS encoding flagellar basal body P-ring protein FlgI encodes MRKNSNKIWIWIAALILSFSTLYGQKINQIAQIVGIRDNSLVGYGLVIGLNGTGDKSGSKFTMQSIANMLESVNVKLSANDIKSKNVAAVMVTASLPPFARQGDKLDILVSSIGDAKSINGGTLVMTPLTGVDGNIYALAQGNITLGESGGTLSGKILGGASVEREITYNLYNQESATLSLKSSDLQNAIKIQQSLNDVFRDAIAVAVDARTIKLKKPENLSMVEFLALVEEVEIDYSRKERIVIDEKSGTIVAGVGITIDPVVVTHGDITIKISDEMPDDPEAIKLEDGTMMSRAQGTISSTNGTKPTVSSVVKALQRMGATPRNVISILESMKKSGALNADIEVM; translated from the coding sequence ATGAGAAAAAATAGCAATAAAATATGGATATGGATTGCAGCCCTTATCCTCTCTTTCTCTACGCTTTATGGGCAAAAGATTAACCAAATTGCCCAAATTGTTGGCATTAGAGATAATAGCCTTGTAGGATATGGTTTAGTCATCGGGCTAAATGGGACAGGGGATAAGAGCGGTTCTAAATTTACTATGCAAAGCATTGCTAATATGCTTGAGAGCGTGAATGTCAAGCTTTCTGCAAATGATATTAAATCAAAAAATGTTGCTGCAGTAATGGTAACAGCCTCTTTACCACCTTTTGCAAGACAAGGCGATAAACTTGATATTCTTGTTTCTTCTATTGGTGATGCGAAATCTATTAATGGTGGGACACTTGTAATGACGCCTCTTACAGGCGTTGATGGCAATATTTATGCTTTAGCACAGGGAAATATCACTTTGGGCGAAAGTGGAGGCACTCTTTCTGGCAAAATTTTAGGAGGGGCAAGTGTGGAGCGCGAAATAACCTACAATCTCTACAATCAAGAAAGTGCAACTTTAAGCTTGAAATCTTCAGACTTGCAAAATGCGATTAAGATTCAACAATCTCTCAATGATGTATTTCGTGATGCGATTGCAGTAGCAGTTGATGCGCGGACGATTAAACTTAAAAAACCTGAAAATTTGAGTATGGTAGAGTTTTTGGCTTTGGTAGAAGAGGTGGAAATTGATTATTCGCGCAAAGAACGCATTGTGATTGATGAGAAATCTGGCACGATTGTGGCAGGAGTGGGGATTACTATTGACCCTGTGGTAGTAACACATGGGGATATTACAATTAAAATTTCTGATGAAATGCCTGATGACCCTGAAGCAATCAAACTTGAAGATGGCACAATGATGAGCAGAGCGCAAGGCACAATCAGTAGCACCAATGGCACAAAACCAACGGTTTCAAGTGTTGTCAAAGCATTGCAAAGAATGGGCGCAACACCACGCAATGTCATCTCAATCCTTGAGAGTATGAAAAAATCAGGTGCATTAAATGCTGATATTGAAGTAATGTAG
- the aroA gene encoding 3-phosphoshikimate 1-carboxyvinyltransferase, translating to MRITKIAPAQRFECEFESIATDKSISHRAAIFALLSSAPCEVEGYLMGEDTIHTLGIARELGLGVEQKGSVLRLIPPRNGICEPHKVLDCGNAGTGMRLFAGLLSGAKGHFILTGDEYLNARPMKRIIEPLSAIGACIKGRENNAYAPLSITGASLQAFDYKSAIASAQVKSAMILAGLQTAGQSRFYEPLLSRNHTENMLRGMGVHIEGKEYEDGSYEVVFNGLGVSDKRLESFKLQVPADPSSAFYFAVAACVLGAKVKLKNVLLNKTRIEAFRILESMGAKVVYHHLSSLYEEVGDIEVQGGSLKGVRVDSRIAWLIDEIPALSICFAVAKGKSEVRNAKELRVKESDRIRAIVTNLQAMGIECEEFEDGFSVYGGELKRARVDSFGDHRIAMSFAIAQLTCGGEIKDSECIDVSFPHFLDLLSQITAVENYNEG from the coding sequence ATGCGCATTACAAAAATTGCTCCAGCACAACGCTTTGAGTGTGAATTTGAGAGTATTGCCACGGATAAGTCAATTTCACATCGTGCAGCTATATTTGCACTTCTATCTTCTGCACCTTGTGAAGTAGAGGGCTATCTTATGGGCGAAGATACGATTCATACTCTTGGTATTGCGCGCGAACTTGGGTTAGGAGTAGAACAAAAAGGCAGCGTATTGCGCCTTATTCCCCCGCGTAATGGTATATGTGAGCCACATAAAGTTCTTGATTGTGGTAATGCTGGAACAGGAATGCGTTTATTTGCTGGATTGCTTAGTGGGGCGAAAGGGCATTTTATCCTGACAGGCGATGAATACCTGAATGCTCGTCCTATGAAGCGCATTATTGAGCCCTTAAGTGCTATTGGCGCGTGTATCAAAGGGAGGGAAAATAATGCTTATGCACCTTTAAGCATTACAGGAGCATCACTTCAGGCTTTTGATTATAAAAGTGCTATTGCATCTGCGCAGGTAAAAAGCGCAATGATTCTTGCAGGTTTGCAAACAGCTGGGCAATCAAGATTTTACGAACCACTTTTAAGCCGTAATCACACTGAAAATATGTTAAGAGGTATGGGAGTGCATATAGAGGGAAAAGAATATGAAGATGGAAGCTATGAAGTCGTATTTAATGGATTGGGAGTATCGGATAAAAGATTAGAATCTTTTAAACTTCAAGTGCCAGCTGACCCTTCAAGTGCATTTTATTTTGCAGTAGCAGCGTGTGTGCTTGGTGCAAAAGTGAAGCTCAAAAATGTATTGCTTAATAAAACGCGCATTGAAGCTTTTAGAATATTAGAATCTATGGGGGCAAAAGTGGTTTATCATCATCTTTCCTCACTCTATGAGGAAGTAGGCGATATTGAGGTGCAAGGTGGAAGTTTAAAAGGTGTGAGGGTAGATTCTCGCATTGCGTGGCTTATTGATGAGATTCCGGCATTAAGTATATGTTTTGCTGTGGCAAAGGGAAAAAGTGAAGTGCGCAATGCCAAAGAGCTGCGCGTAAAAGAAAGCGATAGGATTCGCGCTATTGTTACAAATTTGCAGGCTATGGGCATTGAGTGTGAAGAGTTTGAAGATGGTTTTAGTGTGTATGGAGGTGAGTTAAAAAGGGCGAGAGTAGATTCTTTTGGCGATCATCGTATTGCTATGAGTTTTGCTATTGCTCAACTTACTTGTGGGGGTGAGATTAAAGATAGTGAATGTATTGATGTCTCTTTTCCACACTTTTTAGATCTTTTGTCGCAAATTACAGCTGTGGAGAATTATAATGAAGGTTAA
- a CDS encoding 4-hydroxy-3-methylbut-2-enyl diphosphate reductase, with protein sequence MKVKFAKKYGFCFGVKRAIRIAERNQHATTFGPLIHNSREIERLQKDFDVCLSSNLEEAQSFKNVIVRTHGITKDDLQALKEQHIHIVDATCPFVTKPQQIVEHMSKEGYRIIIFGDKNHPEVKGVASYGDDVTVIANIDELKHLTFKKKVALVSQTTKQPEEFGKIAAFLTARVDECRIFNTICSATFENQFAVDELSREVDIMIIVGGKNSSNTKQLFKIAQKYCTDSYLIEDENEIDNTWFIGKKLCGITAGASTPDWIISRVQAKIEQI encoded by the coding sequence ATGAAGGTTAAGTTTGCAAAAAAGTATGGATTTTGTTTTGGTGTAAAAAGAGCTATTCGTATTGCCGAACGCAATCAACACGCAACAACTTTTGGTCCCTTAATACATAATAGTCGTGAAATTGAACGCTTACAAAAAGACTTTGATGTGTGCTTAAGTAGCAATTTGGAAGAAGCACAAAGTTTTAAAAATGTTATCGTGCGTACGCACGGGATTACAAAAGATGATTTACAAGCACTTAAGGAACAACATATACATATTGTTGATGCAACTTGTCCTTTTGTAACAAAACCGCAACAAATTGTTGAACACATGTCCAAAGAAGGGTATCGGATTATTATTTTTGGGGATAAGAATCACCCAGAAGTTAAAGGTGTGGCAAGTTATGGCGATGATGTAACGGTTATTGCGAATATAGATGAGCTTAAACATCTTACTTTCAAAAAAAAAGTAGCACTTGTTTCCCAAACAACAAAACAGCCGGAGGAATTTGGTAAAATTGCAGCATTTTTAACTGCGAGAGTAGATGAGTGTCGCATATTTAATACGATTTGTAGTGCTACATTTGAAAATCAATTTGCTGTTGATGAATTAAGCCGCGAGGTGGATATTATGATTATTGTTGGAGGGAAGAATTCTTCTAACACAAAACAGCTTTTTAAAATTGCTCAAAAATACTGCACAGATAGCTATTTGATAGAAGATGAAAACGAGATAGATAATACTTGGTTTATAGGAAAAAAGCTTTGTGGTATTACCGCTGGAGCTTCTACGCCTGATTGGATTATTTCACGTGTGCAGGCAAAAATAGAACAAATTTAA
- a CDS encoding 30S ribosomal protein S1, whose product MLVNLENDDFITEEEDFAALFEASEKKAAAGAIQIGEIVAITDEYAMVALANEKSEAMLRLSEIQDDSGNLLFNKNDKIEVFVTPGRGGRPNASYKKALKSKKIVEKIAQIADDYQDKIIEAKVIKKNKGGFILEYDGVDVFMPRRDSAIREDDKAIGKIYKVAIVNINKESNSIIVSRKRFFEIDDKNRQNISAKLLDNDGVQKGIVKKIAPFGIFVDVCGVEGLVHYTELSHKGPINPAKNFKEGDEIVVKVLGYDEKKRRLSLSMKALGDDPWKEIEKELEVGYAIKVSVSNIEPYGAFVDLGNDIEGFLHISEISWDKNIKHPSNYLSVGQEIDVEIIEIDTQTKRLRVSLKKLLDKPFVHFAKTHQVGEIIKGKIATLTDFGAFVNLGGVDGLLHNEDAYWDKKSKCKDELKVGEEIEVKIIKIDKEHERVSLSKKLLEHSPAKEFGKTHKVDDVVRASVIDIKDFGIFIKIDEMEALIRNEDIQPLKKDELKVGEEIECVIAHIDEENNKVRASIKRLERQKEKETLKTFNSEEKMTLGDKLKNRL is encoded by the coding sequence ATGTTGGTTAATTTGGAGAATGATGATTTTATTACCGAAGAAGAGGATTTTGCAGCGTTATTTGAGGCAAGCGAAAAGAAAGCGGCAGCTGGAGCAATACAAATTGGTGAGATAGTTGCTATAACTGATGAATATGCGATGGTGGCACTTGCGAATGAAAAATCAGAAGCAATGTTGCGACTTAGTGAGATTCAAGATGATAGCGGTAATTTGCTTTTTAATAAAAATGATAAAATTGAAGTATTTGTAACACCCGGACGAGGTGGGAGACCAAATGCATCATATAAAAAAGCATTAAAATCAAAAAAAATTGTTGAAAAAATTGCACAAATCGCAGATGATTATCAAGATAAAATCATTGAAGCAAAGGTGATTAAGAAAAACAAGGGTGGTTTTATTTTAGAGTATGATGGGGTAGATGTATTTATGCCGCGCCGAGATTCTGCGATACGCGAAGATGATAAGGCAATAGGTAAAATTTACAAGGTTGCTATTGTAAATATTAATAAAGAGAGTAATTCTATTATCGTGTCGCGCAAAAGATTTTTTGAAATTGATGATAAAAATCGCCAAAATATAAGTGCTAAATTGCTTGACAATGATGGCGTGCAAAAGGGTATTGTAAAAAAAATCGCTCCTTTTGGTATTTTTGTTGATGTATGTGGGGTAGAGGGACTCGTGCATTATACAGAGCTTAGTCATAAAGGACCTATTAATCCAGCTAAAAATTTCAAAGAAGGTGATGAGATTGTTGTTAAGGTACTCGGATATGATGAAAAAAAACGCAGACTTTCGCTTTCAATGAAAGCACTTGGTGATGACCCTTGGAAAGAAATTGAAAAAGAACTTGAGGTGGGTTATGCTATCAAAGTGAGCGTGAGCAATATTGAACCTTATGGAGCATTCGTGGATTTAGGTAATGACATTGAAGGTTTTTTACATATTTCGGAAATTTCGTGGGATAAAAATATCAAGCACCCATCAAATTATCTCAGTGTAGGACAAGAAATTGATGTAGAAATTATTGAAATTGATACCCAGACTAAAAGATTGCGCGTTTCGCTCAAAAAACTCCTTGATAAACCTTTTGTGCATTTTGCAAAAACGCATCAAGTGGGAGAAATTATTAAAGGCAAGATAGCGACTTTAACTGATTTTGGAGCATTTGTGAATCTTGGCGGTGTTGATGGATTGCTTCATAATGAAGATGCCTATTGGGATAAGAAATCTAAATGTAAAGATGAACTTAAAGTAGGCGAGGAGATTGAAGTTAAAATTATTAAAATTGATAAAGAGCACGAGAGGGTTTCTCTCTCCAAAAAACTCCTTGAGCATTCTCCCGCAAAAGAATTTGGGAAAACGCATAAGGTTGATGATGTTGTGCGTGCCAGTGTGATTGATATAAAAGATTTTGGTATTTTTATCAAAATTGATGAAATGGAGGCACTTATCCGCAACGAAGATATTCAGCCACTTAAGAAAGATGAACTTAAAGTAGGCGAGGAGATAGAATGTGTGATTGCCCACATTGATGAAGAAAATAATAAAGTAAGGGCTTCTATTAAAAGGTTAGAGCGACAAAAAGAAAAAGAAACGCTCAAAACCTTTAATTCAGAAGAGAAAATGACACTTGGTGATAAACTTAAAAATCGCTTATAG
- a CDS encoding sensor histidine kinase, which yields MESQNSLINPEILAHLSSDDKSILLESLATLIQSTYGTEYEFKKLQNDFNSLKALYEWVLELLPQAIWVIESDGSVFYQNAEASKLNDMLESLTHLGEGEHEVEHQGQFYLLQSSTKDDKQVMSVTNITNQRRQERLASMGQVSAHLAHEIRNPIGSISLLTSSLLKRGDTQLKPLVFEIKKALWRVERLINATLLFTKGVNPNRQLHRIVEFEDALYESVGYYTYSKNIDFRFDLGVDKQTQILVDFDLISIVLQNFLSNAIDAIEEGECEEGLVSVRFIDEEAFWCFSFSDNGRPIEDKNILYEPFKTTKLKGNGLGLALCQQIVAAHSGTIYLDDSFESKTFFVKLAKN from the coding sequence ATGGAAAGTCAAAATAGCCTCATTAATCCAGAGATTCTTGCACATTTAAGTAGTGATGATAAAAGTATTTTGCTTGAATCTTTGGCTACTTTAATACAAAGTACTTATGGCACGGAGTATGAATTTAAAAAATTACAAAATGATTTTAATAGCCTCAAAGCCTTGTATGAATGGGTACTTGAGCTGCTTCCACAAGCTATTTGGGTAATAGAATCTGATGGGAGTGTATTTTATCAAAATGCAGAGGCAAGCAAACTTAATGATATGCTAGAGAGCCTTACTCATCTTGGTGAGGGAGAGCACGAAGTGGAACATCAAGGGCAATTTTATCTTTTGCAATCTAGCACAAAAGATGACAAACAGGTGATGAGTGTAACAAATATTACCAATCAAAGGCGACAAGAGCGTTTGGCTTCTATGGGACAGGTTTCTGCCCATCTTGCTCACGAGATTCGTAATCCCATAGGTTCTATATCACTCCTTACCTCTAGTCTTCTAAAACGTGGTGATACTCAACTTAAACCGCTTGTATTTGAAATAAAAAAGGCTTTGTGGCGCGTGGAACGCCTTATCAATGCAACTTTGCTTTTTACAAAAGGTGTTAATCCAAATCGTCAGCTTCATCGTATTGTGGAATTTGAAGATGCTCTTTATGAGAGTGTGGGTTATTATACTTATTCTAAAAATATTGATTTTAGGTTTGATTTGGGTGTGGATAAACAAACGCAGATTCTCGTAGATTTTGATTTAATCAGCATAGTACTACAAAATTTTCTCTCCAATGCCATTGATGCGATTGAAGAGGGGGAATGTGAAGAAGGGCTCGTGAGTGTGAGGTTTATTGATGAGGAAGCATTTTGGTGTTTTAGTTTTAGCGATAATGGACGCCCAATAGAAGATAAAAATATTCTTTATGAACCCTTTAAAACGACAAAATTAAAGGGTAATGGGCTAGGATTAGCATTGTGCCAACAAATTGTTGCAGCACATAGTGGCACGATTTATCTTGATGATTCTTTTGAGAGCAAAACCTTTTTTGTAAAACTTGCCAAAAACTAA